In Desulforamulus hydrothermalis Lam5 = DSM 18033, a genomic segment contains:
- a CDS encoding amidohydrolase family protein: MLIDVHTHIYPEKISHKVVNFLQHHYGLPVPYQGIPAELRQIKKRYQVNAAVFFTAATHPSQVRNANLWAKLNYSHGMIGFGTLHPDDPQIDSEIKWLKTMGIKGIKFHPDFQRFFIDDVKALYMYEKIAKDFIVIFHVGDDNAPRKIRYSTPRRLSKVLELFPGMKVIAAHMGGYQMWQDSIRYLCGKNLYFDTSSTAGILPDDTFKFIIREHGYDRILLGSDYPFSDPYGEYQKLAQMGLTGQELSAIAGSNAAKLFKDIGL, from the coding sequence ATGTTGATTGATGTGCATACACACATTTACCCTGAAAAAATATCTCATAAAGTGGTTAATTTTTTACAACATCATTACGGGTTACCGGTGCCTTATCAAGGTATCCCGGCAGAATTGCGTCAGATTAAAAAACGTTACCAGGTCAATGCCGCTGTTTTTTTTACTGCTGCTACCCACCCCTCCCAGGTGCGAAATGCCAATTTATGGGCAAAGTTAAACTATAGCCATGGTATGATCGGCTTTGGTACTTTACATCCGGATGATCCTCAAATTGATAGTGAAATTAAATGGCTGAAAACAATGGGGATTAAAGGTATCAAGTTTCATCCGGATTTTCAGCGTTTTTTTATTGATGATGTTAAAGCGTTGTATATGTATGAAAAGATTGCCAAAGATTTTATTGTAATTTTTCACGTGGGAGATGATAATGCCCCGCGAAAAATTCGCTATTCCACACCCCGCAGGCTAAGTAAGGTTTTAGAATTGTTCCCCGGTATGAAAGTTATTGCTGCCCATATGGGCGGGTATCAAATGTGGCAGGACTCTATCAGGTATCTTTGTGGCAAAAATTTATATTTTGATACTTCCAGTACAGCAGGTATTTTGCCGGATGATACATTCAAATTTATTATACGGGAACACGGCTATGACAGGATCTTATTAGGCAGTGATTATCCTTTCAGCGATCCTTATGGGGAATATCAAAAGCTGGCTCAAATGGGTTTAACAGGTCAAGAACTTTCTGCCATTGCCGGCAGCAATGCAGCCAAGCTGTTTAAAGACATTGGTTTGTAA
- a CDS encoding DVU0772 family protein, with product MTLPIIKALIDWDYDFSQEFQNREKGYTFVIDAWESPKLALYKFTPFGIKCDHTDLQPPAEMLEAAIRGQEANRERIYKINQELRTWIEEHILSD from the coding sequence ATGACACTGCCAATTATTAAGGCATTAATTGACTGGGACTATGATTTTTCACAAGAATTTCAAAACAGGGAAAAGGGCTATACATTTGTTATTGATGCCTGGGAAAGTCCTAAACTGGCCCTTTATAAATTTACTCCCTTTGGCATCAAATGCGATCACACCGACTTGCAGCCTCCCGCCGAAATGTTAGAAGCCGCCATACGGGGACAAGAGGCAAACCGTGAACGTATATACAAGATAAATCAAGAGCTTCGAACCTGGATTGAAGAACATATATTATCGGATTAA
- a CDS encoding permease has protein sequence MKERNIFVLMVGLFLLAYFIPLDNPRITGAILESFYMVQDYAQKHVLTCLIPAFFIAGAIAVFVSQASVLKYFGAGANKVLSYGVASVSGTVLAVCSCTVLPLFAGIYTRGAGIGPATAFLYSGPAINILAIILSARVLGTDIGLARALGAVVFSVIIGLIMHIIFIKEEQAKADAALTLPPPPEDNRSLGQYALYFLSMILVLIFAAWGKPLSPVGFFNAVYEIHWYLAGIFFVLLLIMLKLWFYRSEIDNWLAATWDFAKKIFPLLLGGVMVAGFLMGRPGMDSGIIPEKYVAHLVGGNSLAANLLASVFGAFMYFATLTEVPILQGLLGSGMGKGPALALLLAGPALSLPNMIVIRQIMGTKKTVVYVSLVIIMSTIAGMIFGAVRG, from the coding sequence ATGAAGGAACGCAATATTTTTGTATTAATGGTGGGGCTTTTTTTGCTTGCTTATTTTATCCCGCTGGATAATCCCCGCATAACCGGGGCTATTTTAGAATCTTTTTATATGGTACAGGATTATGCGCAAAAACATGTACTTACCTGTTTAATTCCGGCCTTTTTTATTGCCGGGGCAATAGCTGTTTTTGTTTCTCAGGCTTCTGTTTTAAAATATTTTGGTGCCGGTGCCAATAAAGTATTGTCTTATGGAGTTGCTTCGGTTTCCGGTACAGTGCTGGCGGTTTGTTCTTGCACTGTACTCCCCCTGTTTGCCGGCATCTATACCAGGGGAGCCGGCATTGGCCCTGCCACTGCATTTCTTTACTCCGGCCCGGCCATTAATATCCTGGCCATTATTTTAAGTGCCCGGGTGCTGGGCACAGATATCGGCCTTGCCAGGGCTTTGGGAGCGGTGGTCTTTTCTGTTATTATCGGACTTATCATGCACATCATTTTTATTAAAGAAGAGCAGGCTAAAGCTGACGCTGCCTTGACTCTGCCACCGCCGCCGGAAGACAACCGCTCTTTAGGCCAGTATGCCCTTTACTTTTTATCTATGATATTGGTTTTAATCTTTGCTGCCTGGGGCAAACCGCTCAGTCCGGTTGGTTTTTTTAATGCTGTTTACGAAATACACTGGTATTTGGCCGGTATCTTCTTCGTTTTATTATTAATCATGCTAAAACTGTGGTTTTACCGCAGCGAAATAGATAACTGGTTGGCTGCCACCTGGGACTTTGCCAAAAAGATTTTTCCCCTTTTGTTGGGCGGTGTTATGGTGGCCGGCTTCCTAATGGGTCGACCAGGAATGGATTCCGGGATCATCCCCGAAAAATATGTAGCCCATTTGGTAGGAGGCAACTCCCTGGCGGCCAACCTGTTGGCGTCAGTTTTTGGGGCCTTTATGTACTTTGCCACACTTACGGAAGTTCCCATCCTACAGGGATTGCTTGGCAGCGGCATGGGAAAAGGTCCTGCCCTGGCTTTATTGCTGGCAGGTCCTGCCCTTAGTTTACCTAACATGATTGTAATACGACAGATTATGGGTACTAAAAAAACAGTGGTTTATGTATCACTGGTAATAATTATGTCTACTATAGCCGGCATGATTTTTGGAGCTGTCCGGGGCTAA
- a CDS encoding glycosyltransferase family 4 protein, protein MRIGIFTDSYLPYIGGVVRSIEIFTEELRRLGHEVNIYAPSYPGVAKEKDIFRFPAIPTPTYKGFYLAVPFAGGLERFLSVNRPDVIHVHSPFLLGRLGAKIARKLGVPLIFTFHTLYDQYTHYVPFARELSKGITRKICVDFCNRCDLVITPTENISRHIRSMGVTSPIKCLPTGIQLSEFADLDKNWLRQTFALEEQTILLSVGRAGKEKNISFLLDCFAQICRRHSNVTLILVGDGPELENLKSYAQNLGLTDKVIFTGKLAREKLVKVYGGADLFVFASMTETQGIVIAEAKAAGLPVVAVNAYGVSDMVVDGEDGYLVRPAIESFVNKVNFLIENKALRKKMGNQALLNAQALSSRKCAEKLVAYYESLLGTANSTLLKHKA, encoded by the coding sequence ATGCGCATCGGCATCTTTACAGACAGTTATCTGCCATATATTGGCGGCGTGGTTCGCTCCATTGAAATTTTCACCGAGGAATTGCGCCGTCTTGGTCATGAGGTTAATATTTATGCTCCCAGTTACCCGGGGGTAGCAAAAGAAAAGGATATTTTTCGTTTTCCGGCTATCCCGACACCTACTTATAAAGGCTTTTACCTGGCTGTTCCTTTTGCCGGCGGCCTGGAACGCTTTTTGTCTGTTAATCGGCCGGATGTGATTCATGTTCATTCGCCTTTTTTGTTAGGCCGGTTGGGGGCTAAAATAGCCAGAAAACTGGGGGTTCCGTTAATTTTTACATTCCACACCCTGTATGATCAGTATACCCATTATGTCCCCTTTGCCCGGGAACTAAGCAAAGGCATTACCCGTAAAATATGTGTGGATTTTTGCAATCGCTGTGATTTGGTAATTACCCCCACCGAAAATATAAGCAGGCATATCCGTAGCATGGGGGTGACTTCGCCCATTAAATGTCTTCCTACCGGTATTCAACTGTCCGAGTTTGCTGATTTGGACAAAAATTGGCTAAGACAAACCTTTGCCTTAGAGGAGCAAACAATTTTGCTTTCTGTGGGGAGAGCCGGCAAAGAAAAAAATATTTCCTTCTTGCTGGATTGTTTTGCCCAAATTTGCCGACGCCATTCAAATGTAACATTAATCTTGGTAGGGGATGGACCGGAGCTGGAAAACCTAAAAAGCTATGCGCAAAATCTTGGTTTAACCGATAAAGTTATTTTTACCGGCAAGTTAGCCAGGGAGAAGCTGGTCAAAGTCTATGGCGGGGCTGACTTGTTTGTCTTTGCATCCATGACTGAAACCCAGGGTATAGTCATTGCTGAGGCCAAGGCAGCCGGACTGCCGGTGGTAGCTGTTAATGCCTACGGGGTTTCAGATATGGTGGTGGATGGAGAAGACGGTTATTTAGTCCGTCCGGCAATTGAGTCCTTTGTTAACAAAGTCAATTTCCTGATAGAAAATAAAGCACTGCGTAAAAAAATGGGCAATCAGGCACTGCTAAATGCGCAGGCCCTTTCATCCCGAAAGTGTGCAGAAAAATTAGTTGCTTACTATGAATCTTTGTTAGGTACGGCAAACTCCACGCTGCTAAAGCATAAGGCATAG
- a CDS encoding SPASM domain-containing protein: MKIRTDRQCKFVEDNAAAVTYRGEVAPCYALMHAYHCYIYGRKKEILPFYLGNVNESSLGEILTDPAYVNFRSKLKDFKFPSCTDCKYVDGCSYTDTNESDCWGNNPSCAECLWSRRLIACP, from the coding sequence ATGAAAATACGAACAGATCGTCAGTGTAAGTTTGTGGAAGATAATGCTGCTGCAGTTACTTACCGGGGCGAGGTAGCACCCTGTTATGCCTTAATGCATGCTTATCATTGTTATATTTACGGCCGCAAAAAAGAGATCTTGCCCTTTTATCTTGGCAACGTAAACGAAAGCTCCCTGGGAGAAATCTTGACAGACCCGGCTTATGTTAACTTCCGCAGCAAACTAAAAGATTTTAAATTTCCATCCTGTACTGACTGCAAATATGTAGACGGTTGTTCTTATACCGATACCAATGAGTCTGATTGCTGGGGCAACAATCCTTCCTGTGCCGAATGTTTATGGTCCAGACGACTAATTGCTTGTCCTTAG
- a CDS encoding late competence development ComFB family protein, translating into MIRNYIELAVEQMLDDVLKKYAEKNPDTCTCPRCRLDVMAIALNNLPTRYVVTDEGGIYTKVAMEQVGGRAEIIAAILNAIQIVKNNPRH; encoded by the coding sequence TTGATCCGCAACTATATTGAACTGGCAGTGGAGCAGATGCTGGATGATGTATTAAAAAAATATGCCGAAAAAAACCCTGATACCTGTACCTGTCCAAGATGCCGCTTGGATGTCATGGCTATTGCACTGAATAACCTGCCAACCCGTTATGTTGTAACTGATGAAGGGGGCATTTATACGAAGGTGGCCATGGAGCAAGTGGGGGGTAGGGCTGAAATTATTGCCGCTATATTAAACGCTATTCAAATTGTTAAGAACAATCCACGCCACTGA
- a CDS encoding type III PLP-dependent enzyme, which produces MTVQQTFKLSWDAVESLASRYATPLLVLSLEQVEYNYNFLQQHLPGVKVYYAVKSNPEPSLVKKLAQLGSSFDVASDGEILALRELGIPPERMVYANPVKTARGLAVAQQTGVRQFTFDSATEIDKIAAYLPGATVLLRVRIDNDASLVNLNKKFGADAREALDLLLLARQKGLDVAGLCFHVGSQNNSAAAYLDALLAAHEIFQAAALAGLKLRILDIGGGFPIPTGKTNIDTMAMLKKIHQQLVALFPNTEIWSEPGRFISGTAMNLITSVIGAQIRNGRQWYYLDEGLYGTFSGILFDHWEYEMETARGKQGPEIEATFAGPSCDSLDIVFPNRRTVRLELGDLILVPNCGAYSSASATTFNGFAKAAVVVWEEVKEKLQPSMAAVS; this is translated from the coding sequence ATGACGGTGCAACAAACCTTTAAGTTATCCTGGGATGCCGTAGAGAGCCTGGCTTCCCGTTATGCCACGCCTCTCCTGGTATTGTCCCTGGAACAAGTGGAATATAATTATAATTTTTTGCAACAACACCTGCCGGGTGTAAAGGTTTATTATGCCGTAAAATCAAATCCCGAGCCTTCATTAGTAAAAAAGCTGGCGCAATTGGGCTCGTCTTTTGATGTAGCATCTGATGGAGAAATTTTAGCTTTGCGGGAGCTGGGCATCCCGCCCGAACGAATGGTGTATGCTAATCCGGTAAAAACCGCCCGGGGGCTGGCTGTGGCCCAACAAACCGGTGTACGGCAGTTTACTTTTGACAGTGCCACTGAAATAGATAAAATTGCTGCCTACCTTCCAGGCGCAACAGTACTGCTGCGGGTTAGGATCGATAATGACGCTTCTCTGGTTAATTTAAACAAAAAATTTGGCGCTGATGCCCGGGAAGCCCTTGATTTGCTGCTGCTGGCCCGGCAGAAAGGGCTGGATGTTGCCGGACTGTGCTTTCACGTGGGAAGCCAGAATAACAGTGCAGCGGCTTACCTGGATGCTTTACTGGCAGCACATGAAATATTTCAGGCGGCCGCTTTGGCAGGTCTTAAGCTTCGCATATTAGATATCGGCGGTGGCTTCCCTATCCCCACCGGGAAAACCAATATTGATACGATGGCCATGCTGAAAAAAATACATCAACAACTGGTTGCCCTGTTCCCTAATACTGAAATCTGGAGTGAACCGGGACGTTTTATCAGCGGCACAGCGATGAATTTAATTACCAGCGTGATTGGTGCTCAAATCAGAAACGGCCGGCAATGGTATTATCTGGATGAAGGTTTGTATGGCACTTTTTCAGGTATTCTTTTTGACCACTGGGAATATGAAATGGAAACTGCCAGGGGCAAACAGGGACCGGAAATTGAAGCCACCTTCGCAGGACCCAGTTGTGATTCCCTGGATATTGTGTTTCCAAACCGGCGGACTGTTCGCCTGGAATTGGGCGATTTGATTCTTGTTCCCAATTGCGGTGCCTATTCATCAGCATCCGCCACCACCTTTAATGGTTTTGCCAAAGCCGCGGTGGTAGTTTGGGAGGAGGTAAAAGAAAAACTGCAGCCAAGCATGGCGGCAGTCAGCTAA
- a CDS encoding UPF0182 family protein, translating to MQRGSRFSLGLFILLTVFVFSLVNWGTGLYVDWLWFSALHYPQVFITKLLSEIGLRAAIGFFMFLFLMVNLLLTRKSVLQAIKSAKPFRPVFPDDDVITINQPSYDSWREQITPGRLTAIFAVISLVLGFLYSATVTGQWTTVLKFVQQTAFGVADPIFNKDIGFYIFSLPFYELIYRLLASAIFINILLVALVYLVTDTARGGLTKIFRFPAARYHLSALAALFFILKSWGYWLNRFGLLYSTGGVVHGAGYTDIHATLLAYQVLSVISLITALVIIANIFLNKFRLTAYAIGGLLLASVVLGGLYPAVIQKFVVLPNEFNREAPYIANNIKLTQQAYQLDTIEQRDFPAGRTLQPKDIQENRNTVENIRLWDWQPLQQTYSQLQEMRLYYEFKSIDIDRYEIGGRYRQVMLAVREMNQEQLPQQAKTWINQRLKYTHGYGIAMSPVNEVSGEGLPQFFLKDIPPVPATDIKVTRPEIYYGESDDGYVIVNTKTEEFDYPKGDGNAYSKYEGSGGVRVNSFLRKLLFAINFADYKLLLTGDITNDSQVLFYRNIKERVPKIAPFLSYDSDPYPVINQKGEIIWLWDAYTVSDRYPYSEPFDNRGNNYIRNSVKVTVNAYNGEVNFYIADTRDPILQTYSKIFPSMFKSLAQMPADLRDHIRYPEDLFLVQCRMYTLYHMTDPQVFYNREDKWTLPTEKVGTEEKPMEPYYTITVLPGEQKPEYILIMPFNPQNKKNMIAWLAARSDGENYGKMVVYEFPKQELVYGPMQIEARIDQDTTISQQLTLWDQRGSSVLRGNLLIIPIKDSLLYVEPLYLQSEQSKMPELRRVIVAHGEKIVMEPTLELALQRIFGEGAALPTPIKQGAPPQTGQTGQEQPAPQATIKELAVEANRLYEEAQTKLKNGDWAGYGQSLNALKEVLNKLQDQTNP from the coding sequence GTGCAGCGGGGATCAAGGTTTTCGCTTGGCCTGTTTATACTGCTGACAGTGTTTGTTTTTTCCCTGGTAAACTGGGGTACCGGATTGTATGTTGATTGGTTGTGGTTTAGTGCTTTGCATTACCCGCAGGTGTTTATCACCAAACTCCTATCTGAAATTGGCTTACGGGCAGCTATAGGCTTTTTTATGTTTTTATTTTTAATGGTCAACCTGTTGCTTACCAGAAAGTCGGTACTGCAAGCAATAAAATCCGCTAAACCGTTTCGCCCGGTTTTCCCTGATGATGATGTAATTACCATAAACCAACCAAGTTATGACAGCTGGCGTGAACAAATTACACCCGGGCGGTTGACGGCAATTTTTGCTGTAATCAGCTTGGTGCTGGGCTTCCTTTACAGTGCCACAGTGACAGGCCAGTGGACTACCGTACTTAAATTTGTTCAGCAAACCGCCTTTGGTGTGGCGGATCCTATATTTAATAAAGACATTGGTTTTTATATCTTCTCACTGCCGTTTTATGAACTCATTTACCGATTACTGGCCTCTGCCATCTTTATTAACATTTTATTGGTGGCTCTGGTTTACCTGGTTACAGATACAGCCAGGGGAGGGCTGACCAAAATATTCCGTTTTCCTGCCGCCAGGTACCATCTGTCTGCCCTGGCAGCATTATTCTTCATTTTGAAGAGCTGGGGCTATTGGCTCAATCGATTCGGGCTTTTATATTCTACTGGCGGTGTGGTGCACGGTGCCGGCTATACAGATATTCATGCAACTTTACTGGCCTATCAAGTACTGTCTGTTATTTCTTTAATTACTGCCCTGGTTATTATTGCCAATATTTTTTTAAACAAATTTCGTTTAACTGCCTATGCCATTGGGGGGTTGTTGCTGGCCTCGGTTGTTCTGGGCGGTCTCTATCCGGCTGTAATCCAAAAGTTTGTTGTCCTGCCCAATGAGTTTAACCGGGAAGCCCCCTATATAGCAAACAATATTAAGTTAACCCAACAGGCATATCAGTTAGACACCATTGAGCAAAGGGATTTTCCCGCCGGGCGCACCTTACAACCCAAAGACATCCAGGAGAATCGCAACACCGTTGAGAATATCCGCCTGTGGGACTGGCAACCCCTGCAGCAAACCTACAGTCAATTGCAGGAAATGCGCTTGTATTATGAATTCAAAAGCATAGATATTGACCGCTACGAGATAGGCGGCCGGTACCGCCAGGTGATGCTGGCTGTGCGGGAAATGAACCAGGAGCAATTGCCCCAGCAGGCAAAAACCTGGATTAACCAGCGATTAAAATATACCCACGGCTACGGCATAGCCATGAGCCCGGTAAACGAAGTGTCCGGTGAAGGTTTGCCGCAGTTTTTCTTAAAAGATATTCCGCCGGTACCTGCCACCGATATTAAAGTTACCAGGCCGGAAATATATTATGGTGAATCTGATGACGGTTATGTAATTGTCAATACAAAAACAGAAGAATTTGACTACCCCAAAGGTGATGGCAATGCTTACAGCAAGTATGAAGGCAGCGGCGGGGTAAGAGTCAATTCTTTCCTGCGCAAATTATTATTTGCCATTAACTTTGCCGATTACAAGTTGCTGCTGACCGGGGATATTACCAACGACAGCCAGGTGTTGTTTTATCGCAATATTAAAGAGCGGGTACCGAAAATTGCCCCGTTCTTAAGCTACGACAGTGATCCCTACCCGGTGATCAATCAAAAGGGCGAAATCATCTGGTTATGGGATGCCTATACCGTCAGTGACCGTTATCCATACTCCGAACCCTTTGATAACAGAGGCAATAACTACATTCGCAACTCGGTCAAAGTAACTGTCAATGCCTACAATGGCGAAGTTAACTTTTACATTGCCGATACCAGGGATCCTATCTTGCAAACCTATAGTAAAATTTTCCCAAGCATGTTTAAATCACTGGCGCAAATGCCAGCCGATTTGCGTGACCACATAAGATACCCGGAAGATTTATTTTTAGTGCAATGCCGAATGTACACACTGTACCATATGACCGACCCGCAGGTTTTCTATAACCGTGAGGACAAGTGGACACTGCCTACCGAAAAGGTCGGCACAGAAGAAAAACCCATGGAACCTTATTACACCATTACTGTCTTGCCGGGCGAACAAAAGCCGGAATATATATTAATAATGCCTTTTAACCCGCAAAACAAGAAAAATATGATTGCCTGGCTGGCAGCCCGTTCAGACGGTGAAAACTACGGGAAAATGGTTGTTTACGAATTTCCCAAACAAGAACTGGTTTACGGCCCCATGCAAATTGAGGCCAGGATTGACCAGGATACCACCATTTCCCAGCAGCTGACCCTTTGGGATCAGCGGGGCTCATCCGTTCTCCGGGGCAACCTGCTGATAATTCCTATCAAGGACTCACTGCTTTATGTGGAGCCGCTGTACCTGCAGTCAGAACAAAGTAAAATGCCGGAACTGCGCCGGGTTATTGTGGCTCATGGTGAAAAAATTGTTATGGAACCAACCCTGGAATTAGCCTTGCAAAGGATTTTTGGCGAGGGTGCTGCTTTACCGACTCCGATCAAGCAGGGCGCTCCGCCGCAAACCGGACAAACCGGCCAGGAGCAGCCGGCGCCGCAGGCTACCATAAAAGAACTGGCTGTGGAAGCAAACCGACTGTACGAAGAAGCCCAAACCAAGCTTAAAAACGGCGATTGGGCTGGCTACGGTCAATCGTTAAACGCGCTAAAAGAAGTATTGAATAAGCTGCAAGATCAAACTAATCCCTAG
- a CDS encoding ABC transporter substrate-binding protein, translated as MSRVSKGIWLTALLLIVSLLAGCGSQESKPQAQEADVIKIGGNYELSGQVATFGNSAKNGINLYFEEVNAKGGVLGKKIEFICLDNKSEATEAANVATRLINQEKVVAILGAITSGNTMGFSQICMDNKIPVITTGGTNPDVTVDPSTGKVREYVFRSVFIDPFQGTVMASFAAKTLGAKTAAVFVENNSPYSKGLADFFIKAFEEQGGKIVAKEAFLSEDQDFSATLTKIKSLKPDVVYVPAYYEQVGKIVKQGRDLGITVPFMGGDGWDSPKLIEIAGPNALNGCYFSNHYSPDAQDPAVQEFVQKYKAKYNNETPDALAALAYDAALLIVKAIEQAGSAEPEKIKDALASLKDVQAVTGKYTFDANHNPVKGAAILELKDGKQVFKEQINP; from the coding sequence ATGAGCAGAGTAAGTAAAGGTATTTGGTTGACGGCATTGCTGCTGATAGTCAGTTTGCTGGCCGGTTGCGGCAGCCAGGAAAGCAAGCCCCAGGCCCAGGAGGCTGATGTCATTAAAATTGGCGGCAACTATGAATTAAGCGGCCAGGTTGCTACCTTTGGCAATTCCGCCAAAAATGGCATTAACTTGTATTTTGAAGAAGTAAACGCCAAGGGCGGCGTGTTAGGCAAGAAAATTGAATTTATTTGCTTAGATAATAAGAGTGAAGCCACTGAAGCGGCTAACGTTGCCACCAGGTTGATTAACCAGGAAAAAGTGGTGGCCATACTGGGTGCCATTACTTCCGGCAACACCATGGGCTTTTCCCAAATTTGCATGGATAACAAAATTCCGGTTATCACCACCGGGGGGACAAACCCTGATGTAACAGTGGATCCCTCCACCGGCAAAGTACGTGAATATGTTTTCCGTTCCGTATTTATTGATCCCTTCCAGGGGACAGTTATGGCCTCATTTGCTGCCAAAACATTAGGTGCAAAAACCGCAGCGGTTTTTGTGGAGAATAACTCCCCCTATAGTAAAGGGCTGGCTGATTTCTTTATTAAAGCTTTTGAGGAGCAGGGCGGTAAAATTGTAGCCAAAGAGGCTTTCTTATCTGAAGATCAGGATTTTAGCGCTACCTTAACTAAAATCAAGTCCTTAAAACCGGATGTTGTTTATGTTCCCGCATATTATGAGCAAGTAGGCAAGATTGTTAAACAGGGGCGTGACCTGGGCATTACCGTACCTTTTATGGGCGGCGACGGTTGGGATTCTCCCAAGCTTATCGAGATTGCCGGGCCCAATGCCTTAAACGGCTGCTATTTCAGCAACCACTATTCTCCCGATGCTCAGGATCCGGCGGTACAGGAATTTGTCCAAAAGTACAAAGCCAAATACAACAATGAAACTCCCGATGCACTGGCTGCCCTGGCCTATGATGCAGCTCTCCTGATTGTTAAGGCCATTGAACAAGCAGGTTCCGCAGAGCCCGAAAAGATTAAAGATGCGCTGGCCAGCTTAAAGGATGTTCAGGCTGTTACCGGCAAATATACTTTTGATGCTAACCACAACCCTGTTAAGGGTGCAGCTATCCTTGAATTAAAAGACGGTAAGCAGGTATTTAAAGAACAAATTAATCCTTAA
- a CDS encoding 6-phosphofructokinase: MIKRVAILTGGGDAPGLNAVIRAVVKTAVRQYNIEVIGFRDGFKGVMENRVTMLTESAVSGILPRGGTILGTTNRDNPFRYQVAEGKFEDRSDQCISIIKQYADALIVIGGDGSLAIGYELAQKGLPVVGCPKTIDNDLAVGQAKTFGFDTAYAFATEALDRLHATAESHHRIIVLEVMGRYAGHIALHAGLAGGADVILLPEIPFTYESIISKINERLSQNKRFSLVVAAEGAKPVGGEMVVQKIIAQSSEPIRLGGIGEVVARELEKRTGIESRVTVLGHLQRGGSPTPYDRILATRYGVAAMDLAARGQFGYVVSLDGEAIKPIPLSEVAKGIRQVDVAGDLINAARKIGICLGD, from the coding sequence ATGATTAAACGGGTTGCCATATTAACGGGCGGTGGGGATGCTCCCGGTCTGAATGCTGTAATCAGAGCGGTTGTTAAAACTGCAGTGAGGCAATATAACATTGAGGTAATCGGTTTTCGGGACGGCTTTAAAGGGGTTATGGAAAATCGTGTTACTATGCTAACCGAGTCGGCTGTGTCTGGCATTTTGCCCCGGGGCGGGACAATTTTAGGCACCACCAACCGTGATAATCCTTTTCGTTACCAGGTGGCAGAAGGCAAATTTGAAGACAGGTCGGACCAGTGTATCAGTATTATTAAACAGTATGCTGATGCCTTAATTGTTATTGGGGGAGATGGGTCGCTTGCCATTGGCTATGAGTTAGCACAAAAGGGCCTGCCGGTTGTCGGTTGCCCCAAAACCATTGATAACGACCTGGCCGTCGGGCAGGCTAAAACCTTTGGGTTTGACACGGCCTACGCTTTTGCCACCGAAGCTCTGGACAGACTGCATGCCACCGCCGAATCACACCATAGAATAATTGTCTTGGAAGTAATGGGACGCTACGCCGGTCATATTGCTTTGCATGCCGGTTTGGCGGGTGGGGCGGATGTTATACTGTTGCCTGAAATCCCGTTCACATATGAAAGTATTATCAGTAAAATTAATGAGCGCTTGAGCCAAAATAAACGGTTCAGCCTGGTAGTGGCGGCCGAAGGGGCTAAACCTGTCGGCGGTGAAATGGTGGTGCAAAAAATTATTGCACAAAGCAGTGAACCTATCCGTTTGGGTGGCATAGGTGAAGTGGTAGCCAGGGAACTGGAAAAAAGAACCGGCATTGAATCCCGGGTTACTGTGCTTGGCCACTTGCAGCGCGGCGGCAGCCCGACACCCTATGATCGCATCCTGGCAACCAGGTATGGGGTAGCTGCGATGGATCTGGCGGCCAGGGGACAGTTTGGCTATGTTGTTTCATTGGACGGGGAAGCTATCAAACCTATTCCTCTGTCTGAGGTGGCCAAAGGCATCCGGCAAGTGGATGTGGCAGGCGATTTGATAAATGCAGCCAGAAAAATTGGCATCTGTTTGGGAGATTAA